The Humulus lupulus chromosome 4, drHumLupu1.1, whole genome shotgun sequence genome has a window encoding:
- the LOC133832192 gene encoding uncharacterized protein LOC133832192, producing the protein MAEQSPESRPLPNTDARQNTEHPTSNIVHSEKEPQVWKLDIDGSSIDQLFGAGQTLITPEGQLIHCELCFGFKASNNEAEYDALIAGLGLAREVKAEVMDIYSDSQLVVNQILGEYIARGEKMMARTSPFNRQLSILDDPDSSLSRTHSHTQQLQ; encoded by the coding sequence ATGGCCGAGCAGTCACCAGAGTCTAGACCACTGCCCAATACAGATGCTAGGCAGAACACCGAGCACCCAACATCCAATATTGTTCATTCTGAGAAAGAACCCCAGGTATGGAAGCTGGACATTGATGGCTCATCTATCGACCAGCTGTTTGGGGCCGGACAAACATTAATCACTCCTGAAGGGCAACTCATACATTGTGAACTTTGTTTTGGATTTaaagcatccaataatgaagcagagtacgatgCATTAATTGCAGGGCTGGGGTTAGCAAGGGAAGTGAAGGCTGAAGTCATGGACATATACAGTGATTCTCAATTGGTTGTCAATCAAATCCTCGGTGAGTACATTGCTCGGGGAGAAAAAATGATGGCCAGAACTAGTCCTTTTAATAGACAACTCTCAATCCTAGATGACCCTGATAGCAGCTTATCTAGAACACATAGTCATACCCAACAATTGCAATGA